The Sesamum indicum cultivar Zhongzhi No. 13 linkage group LG6, S_indicum_v1.0, whole genome shotgun sequence genomic interval ATCCACCACGGAGGGGTAGTGATTTACATAGTGCCAATCCATACAAGGGTAAGAATTTCAGTGATTCAGGGTAAATCATCTTTCCGCTCAAGCGATGCTGAACAGCATAAAGATTTCTGTATTCTCTGAGGGTTTTGACAATCCTAAGTTGAACAGCATTTCGAGTATCTTCCAACTTGTGGGACAAAGATTTTTCAATTGCTGCAGATCAATTGGGTTCAAATTATATCCACATTAGTCTACTGAAAAATCAGTAAAATACCCAGAACTGCTATcttccaattctttttttgccCAAGTGAGAGAGGAGTGGTTACTGacagggagagagagagtgcaACTTCTTTACCTAGCCTGGAAAGCAAAGAGATAATTGCCCCAGTGTCTGCCAGGCGATACATTTCTCCTAGATCTGCAACAACCGGAGCCGCTGCAGTGTGCACCCTGATTCGTCTTTCTCCAGAAGATGATGTATATCTTAAGAATGGTTAAGGGACTTCTTTTTCCTATCCTCTTCAATTTTAAGTTCATTAGGGCTCAAAAGTGAGTAAAAGGTATAACACAGCAGTAGAACGACCGGCCAAATTTTCCAGATGACCTAAAGGGTATAAAAGCTGGGGTGGAACCTtaacaaattacaagaaaCCCTCAACTAGATAAAGGGTGaaacccccccacccccccccccaaaagaaaagagaagatgCGCTGATGCCATCACCATGAATCAACAGTGCTTCCAAAAGACTCACATTGGTTTACATGCATAAATACACAAGATCAAGTCTAACTAAAAAAGACAAGGATACAACAAGGCAACTTGGAAATACACCGTCTGCATAGTTAACAGCGTCTCTTCAAGAGACAACTGTGCTGCATAAGCTTTATCACAGTCAACAGCAGGAAGTGCTAGTAGGTCCGTGGATCTTAGCATAAAGTTACCATGATAATTTGTGAACCGCACTCCTACAGGCCAAAAAAACAGATAAGGTTTCATTATCGTAGATTTATCCAGAGATATTTGTCCACAGAGAATTAACAAATATCTTACTATCATGTGCTTTTGtgttaaaatgaaatagcatCTTCTACATAAATCATGAATTCTCATCCTTCACAACCTGCAGTCTAAGAACTTACCTTTGGAACATCGTATTCGCATGACTGCTTCCCAAGCAGTCTCTCTAGTAAGATCTCTGGTTAACTCATGTCTCAACTTATCTTTATGAATACTTGCCTGAAAACTTGGATAATAATATACTTGACCACCAGTATATTTTGCAAGTGTTCCTACAAAGATTTACAAGTATCATAATCATCGCATAGCAAGTGAAGACCACGCCCAGTCATGTATAATATTGTGTTTCACCAACTCAAAAATATGGAGACCTTCACCACAAGAGTCAAAACTGCATACATGTCAACCAATCTGTTATCGTTTCGAAGCTCCTTTCCTATTTATCTTAGGATAAACAATAAGTCAGGAGACctgtattaaagaaatccacGTAAGACAACTTTCACTGTTTTCACAGCAACCTTTTCTGCGTTAGTGGCAAATCAAGAGAAAGATAAATATTCACATTTTATGAATAGCAATTTGACTTTGGGCTTTACTATGTTTTTGTTCAATCCTCATTGCCTTAGGGGCATCAAGACTCACGAGAACAAAAAGTTTGCTTTTTAAGGCATCAATGCTGCTATTGCGTGTGGTTTCAGTTTCTGCTCTAcacttattttcttgaattccaTAGAAATTTTCTTATGCCCACTTCCACATCATATCCTTTCACACAATCCATTTTacattacaatttaaataatttgcatTTGTAGTTTTCCTTTTGCCTCTAGTTCCTTTTCCCTCTAGAATCTGTAGGTCTTAACGTGCTTAGTGACTCGTCCATTGAACagaaaaaaagatagaaagaCATCTTAAGGACTACAAATTGTATCAGATTACAACCCCAGAAATGGAATAGTTAATCAACTATTTTCCACAACAGACAAGTATATATAGAGATCTAAATATTATGGGAGACTGTGattatcaaatcaattaacCAAGAAATAGTTCATATTGTTCACACTTTCAGTTCTGATTGCTCCctaatcaaacaaaaatccGAAGAAACTAGAATATTACCTAAGGATGCTATATCTGTGTACTTGTCACTGAAAGCATATATATTCACAGCTATCTGATACTTGGTTAAGTCAGCAGCCATCTGTTTATAGAATGGATCTTCTGGTGCTCGTGATGCAGGTTCCTTATCAGTCCCATAAACTCGAATATCATCTCCACGCAGCCTCAAGCGGCCAACACCAAGCGATGGCAGGGTATTCTGGAATATCAACAGTTTCCCGCCAAGTTGCCTCTGAaattatagaaacaaaagcaaataAGTGACAAGCTAAATGAAAAACAGCTTTGCTGTGGTACAAGCAACCAACTGGAGCCGAAAGGTATCTGGACATCATAGCCATGTAGGACCAagataataaagaaaaaatcataacaagaAAGTGAAAGAGTTTTTAATCACACTAGTGCAAATCGATGAACCAAACACACCATGACCGTAAATGCAGCTTTAAGAGCTGAGCCAAGTGCCGATTCCACATTCGTGTTGTCTTGAAACATTGAGGGCAAACTATCAAGGAATGCATCCACCACATTTCTAGATTCTGACAGGTTGACCAAAAGATCATCTGGCAATGGAATGAATACATCATCCAAATCTGACACGACCATCATCTGAGGCTGCATCAGAGATGACTGAGGCAATAGAAAGAAATCTATTTATGAACTTGAAGTTAAGCAgattataaatacttaaaataatgCCTCCATCTCGTACTTGCCTTCATATTATAGAAATGTATTGTGCTATCATACGTTATGAAACCAATCTGTGTCCGAGGATAACCAGGCAAGCTGTCCAAACAAGACTTGATAGTTTGTGCCATAACCTGAAAAATATCATGTGGTTTAGCATTTGGacaggaaataaaaaaagatagaagCTGATAAGTAACTTGGCGATAGTTTCTAGAATTCCCATCTAGTTTTTGGAGAGAAATGGGAACTGGAAACACAGATTTGATATTTTCCTGCAGTACCATACTAGgaataaagatgaaatataAACTCCACAAGTGTGTATGTACATATTTTCTCAAGTACCTTCCCACCAAGCTATTTTAGAAGGAATTCAATAACTTAATAAAAGTCCTCCGATTGTTGTAAACACAAAAAGTAGGATTTACAAATAAACAGaccttaatatttaaaaacaaactctcatcataaacaataaataactGCTTCTGGTTACTAACATATTACCATGTCattaaatattagatattttaagaaaatcaaaatagaagTACTTTTTTACACTCGCTATATGATGGCCATATGATTATGCTTACTTAAGAGTAACAAACCCTATAATACATAACATGTTATGCATATTAACAGGTAACTTTTGTAACAGTCAAAGTACTATTGTCTGCTACAAACAGTGAGTTTTGAGTGAACAGTGTTTTAGTCCATGCATCAGAACAATAAACACTTTAATCACCTTGCCAAATGCATAGTtacttatgaaaatatatattacctCAATCATGCCGCTTTTAACAGCAGATATTGATACGTCGATGAGAAAAAAGTATAGTGGTGGCATTGGAGGGCGGACCATGTATTCAGCTGGAGCAATGAATTCAATAGTACCTTGCGTGAGCTCAGGACGTTGATCCAAATCAACTCTTCTTCCACTGGCATCCACATGTGCAAAATAGTCACCCGGCACTGGACATGAGAAGTTTAAGATATAAATTAGCCCATGAATCTTTGCAGAAACCCGAACAAATTGGTCTAAGGATTTTGTCTATCGGCGAAAAGAAATTACCATCATTGAGTATTGAACATATATTGCATTTCCACTTTCTTCCATTGTCTGTAAAGGAGACAAATGGATTCACATAAGTGCGACACCTTTTACAACGAATGATGCCTGTGGTGACAAAATTAACTATCGGAACTTCCTCCTGAACGAAAAAGAAGTGCCATTTAGGGGTGACTTGAGTTGCAGTCTTACTGAAAAATCTACATAGCTAGTAAACATAGCATTTAAATGCAATGGAGACTAACCCCAGCCGGAGGTTCTGCCAGAGGACAAACAATAGCCCCAAGAGGCAAATGCCACCTCGATGCCAAGGACATAGAACTTGGTATCCCACTCGTTGTCAGTCTTAAAGATCTAGAACTACAGTTCATAGGGTACATCTCTGCCAAAGACTTTGGTTCCACATCACCATCCAACGGCCTTGGTAAGGCTGCATTATCAATACCTGCATTAAATGATCCTGGTACAGATCCAAGAGACAGTGAACTAAAATCTTCTGCCAAGCCTGGTGAAGTTGCAGTAGGTGGCGCAACGACATGATGCTGCATTTGGTTTCCTGAATAGAGGCTTGGTGGATTCACACTTCTTTGTTGAGCAAGAAAAGGAGTTGGAGGTGCCCCTGGAGCGTAGCCTCGTTGTTGCAAGGTAAAGGAGGCAGGCTGCATCGGTTGAGCTTGAGCCACAGTGTTCGGTTGTGCATTAACATACCCTGGAATGGTTGCCTGAGAAATACCCGGGGTAGTGACATAAGATGGCCTGACTGGCGGCGAAGAAGGTTGGACATTTGGCCTGGAGGATGAGAGCAGTTGATGAGCAGGTGGAGGAATATTTCCATTGACTTGTCCAGTTTTCATGCTTGGAGGAGGAGATCCCATGGGTATTGAAGGTGGTTGCGGCTGTGAAAGAAGAGAGATGGGAGGAGATGCGACAGTGCCTGCAGCAGGTCTGGTTGTCGGAGATAACACCGGCTGACCTGTGCGCTGGGGCACTGCATGGCCTACTGAGGGCAATGATGGGGTTGGGAATCGCTGGAACCCTGCAGCTGGTGGGCcatgtgatgatgatgatgatgatgatggaggTGGCCCAACCAGTTCATTAGACCTACCTGATGGGGGAGGTCTGAAGGCAGGTACCTCTGAGCCAACCACAGGCCCAGAAGAAAAGGGAGGTGCTCGAAACTGAGAGGAAGCAGGAGGTACAGGACGAAAGGACGATGACTCTGATCCAGCCACAGGACCAGATGATAAAAAAGGAGGTGTACTTTGCATAGCAGCAAAGGGTGTAGCAGCTGGTCTTACCGGATAACTTGGAGGATTTGGATTTTCAGTCCCCATGAAGAATTTCACTTGCGATTTGTGCTTGATCTCCTAGCAAAGTTTAAGCTTCTGTAAGCCAACAAACACATTCACAAAACAGCAGACAGAAAGCATGACACAAATCCCAATATCTTGCTCAAAGTATGAAGAAATAAGCTCAACGTGCCAAGAAAAGTTTGAATGACCATACAACTcaagtgtaaaaaaaaattgaacacaaTATATACAGGATGAACATAGATGCCTtgatattctcatttttctggTTTACAACTGCAATCAGAAAACAGAGTGAAACCACTTATTTTATGTATCAGCCTGCAGAATATCACTTTCACACCAATGGTAATTACAATAGCTGTATCTTAGAAGGGGCAGAGCACCGTAAATTTGTCTGTTCCAAACACGAAGTACACAATGTACATTCCTGTTAAATGATTTCAATTAACATCTAAACAAACTATGTCCAGACAGTTCTATTAAAGCTCCACTTTTTTCTTCCCTCCATAAACCTATACTTCCCCAAGAAGCAACGtcataaatcaaaatcagTACACAGACAAAAAAGTGAACTTCCACGACTAGAATCCTGCAATaacaacatttaaaaaaaaatcaagaactactaaaatataaaattttgattttgagtGAACAAACTAACTCAAACACTAAAGTTGcgcccaaaagaaaaaagaagaaagaagaaagaaaagggaagTTAACAATCACAGAACATTGGATAGCACCAAATATACTCCTTATAAACAATCGAAATGGCATTGCCATCGTGAATTTGCATAGACCTAATCTCGACAAATTAACGAAAACCCGTAATTTTCCATCAaaaacaagaatcaagaatCTTGGAATCCACCAGCACATTCAATCACAAATCGAGAAAGTCCAAACTACCTGATCGGAGATCTCGCCGGACGGAGAACGGAATAGAAGAATCAAGAGCCGAAGATCGGCGGGGGATAGTGACGGAAACGAACGTTGAGCCGAATTACCTCTCCTCTCTAAATGACGGacagtaaataaataaaacaacagAAAGATCTTTGAAAAAAACAACAGACGTTGTCCGGTGTCCGGATCAAGAAGGATTCCATATTACCTTCTTCAACTGTGAATTGCGGCATAAATTTAAGAAGAGTAAATTAAGACAAActtagatataattacaaatattatttgttaaaattattaatattcctAATCTTAACATACATTGAACAACCAGTTCATTTTGTTAGCAACggttaagtttttatttattcttttttttttagagataattacactaatttattttaaaatttggtataattttacataaattttaaataaaattacataaatccccttgtattttaaaaatttcgcAACAAAATCCTTCTGATTTGAAAATAGACAAAACACTCCCCTTTATAAATTCAGCTcactctccattttttttaactgagGTATAAcgacattaaattttttcatcgtCTAACCGTTATACCCTTTCGTTGATTggcttatattatatataaataattcgaaattataaaaataaattattattaaatatataattttttgtttaaaaaaaaaaccctactCCCACCCTCCACGCCATCCCCCGCCGCCTACCCCATGCTGCCATCCCGCTACTGCCGTcccaacaaaaagaaagagggtTGTCGCCCAAACACCGTCGCCCCAAATCTAATAATATAAGACAGAAGAAAGAGGGCGGCcgctgcatttctttttttttcttttcttaactATATAATATGGCAATCGTCCCTAGAGAACCCCGTAATTTCAGTTGATCGGCCACCTCATTGGCACCATAAATAACAGTAATAGCAACAGTCTCATGAAGTGCTTTATTAGTAACACGGCAGTGTACAAATTGTGGACCCAACTCAatcacatcaacatcaataaaattatcatcccatGTAATCCAAATACGATTACCAATCGGCACAtgatccacaaaccattttcATTGGGGCAATAAAAAGGACCGAATGCGAGAAATATCATTCATGCGAACACGTGTTTCAAGAAGACCAAGAAATTGTAATATGAACTCAACAACGAGATCTGTCACTGCTAGTTGATGGTCCCTCTTGTTCAGACCACGCACATTCTACACTGTTtcgttcaacatggatcattgCTCATGGGGCTGCATGACGAGGAGAACCATTTGTATCATCAAGTAAGTGTAAGATATCAAACGTATTATTGATAACTAGTGCCCTTACCCCTATCGTCACAACTCGAACCCGCATGCTCAGTAGGAGACTCACGAACCACCGTTTGCTCTTCCACCACTTGATTTGGTGAGGGCCTATCCACCACTCGGTCAGTAAGTGGTGGTCGAGATGGACCCGTCTTAGGTACATAAACGGATACCGGTGGCTTGACAGGTTTGGTCAGTTTGCTCAATGCACAATCCTTGGTAGAGTGGCCTAAAGTCATACAACTGGTGCATTTGCGGgggagccattcatactcCACATCAATCTTATAGGGCGATTCCCATTCTTCCTCATCAGGCGTCATAATGAGTATATGCTTTGACAATTTCAAACTAATgtccaaattataattattataattgtttaagatttatattcatgtacatctctaaatttaaaaaataaaatttagtatattatttttataatgtaactttttatttttttggtatttttatatttgatataaatacatttttaaaaattttgaaataaaaaaataatgtacataaatatggataaaagaatatatttttattttttgatatttttaaaaaatttaaaataaaaaataataatgtataattttcataatgcaataaatttaaaaataatttattttattattttttagttatataatatttaaattagttaataatgtataattttataattcattaatatcCACATTTGTtactatatttaaattttgtattttgattttaatttaattttttaatttaaattattaaatattaaaaattttatataatgttttcatatttttaaataaacataattaaaagaaatttttttaaattttttagagagatgaaaataaaaaaaatattcaaaacaaGTTTAAAATGCCCAAAAATCATTATATAGTAAGAATAGGGGCATTTTAGTCATAatggcaacaaaaaatcaagTGAAGACGTCAAAACAGTCTTCAAATTGCACCACTCGAGCATGCAATGCAA includes:
- the LOC105165315 gene encoding protein transport protein Sec24-like At3g07100, with product MGTENPNPPSYPVRPAATPFAAMQSTPPFLSSGPVAGSESSSFRPVPPASSQFRAPPFSSGPVVGSEVPAFRPPPSGRSNELVGPPPSSSSSSSHGPPAAGFQRFPTPSLPSVGHAVPQRTGQPVLSPTTRPAAGTVASPPISLLSQPQPPSIPMGSPPPSMKTGQVNGNIPPPAHQLLSSSRPNVQPSSPPVRPSYVTTPGISQATIPGYVNAQPNTVAQAQPMQPASFTLQQRGYAPGAPPTPFLAQQRSVNPPSLYSGNQMQHHVVAPPTATSPGLAEDFSSLSLGSVPGSFNAGIDNAALPRPLDGDVEPKSLAEMYPMNCSSRSLRLTTSGIPSSMSLASRWHLPLGAIVCPLAEPPAGEEVPIVNFVTTGIIRCKRCRTYVNPFVSFTDNGRKWKCNICSILNDVPGDYFAHVDASGRRVDLDQRPELTQGTIEFIAPAEYMVRPPMPPLYFFLIDVSISAVKSGMIEVMAQTIKSCLDSLPGYPRTQIGFITYDSTIHFYNMKSSLMQPQMMVVSDLDDVFIPLPDDLLVNLSESRNVVDAFLDSLPSMFQDNTNVESALGSALKAAFTVMRQLGGKLLIFQNTLPSLGVGRLRLRGDDIRVYGTDKEPASRAPEDPFYKQMAADLTKYQIAVNIYAFSDKYTDIASLGTLAKYTGGQVYYYPSFQASIHKDKLRHELTRDLTRETAWEAVMRIRCSKGVRFTNYHGNFMLRSTDLLALPAVDCDKAYAAQLSLEETLLTMQTVYFQVALLYTSSSGERRIRVHTAAAPVVADLGEMYRLADTGAIISLLSRLAIEKSLSHKLEDTRNAVQLRIVKTLREYRNLYAVQHRLSGKMIYPESLKFLPLYGLALCKSLPLRGGYADAQIDERCAAGYTMMALPVKKLLKLLYPNLVRVDYSVVNLSPQTDESNIIRKRLPLTADCLDTRGLYIFDDGFRFIIWFGRSISPDVVRNLVGEDFTGDYSKVSLSPRDNEMSRKLMKILDKFRESDPSYYQLCHLVRQADQPREGFFLLGNLVDDQNGGANSYADWILQLHRQIQQNT